The following proteins are co-located in the Frigidibacter mobilis genome:
- a CDS encoding precorrin-8X methylmutase, translating to MPHSYITDGAEIYRRSFATIRSEADLGGFTPEEEIVVVRMIHAAGMIGLERHVEFTTGAAIAARAALEAGAPILCDARMVSEGITRPRLPAANDVICTLHDSRVPELAARMDNTRSAAAVELWRPHLAGAVVAIGNAPTALFHLLNMLEDDDCPRPAAIIGCPVGFIGAAESKAALMAAPPCPALIVRGRLGGSAITVAAVNALAARKE from the coding sequence ATGCCCCACAGCTACATCACCGATGGCGCCGAGATCTACCGGCGGTCCTTTGCCACCATCCGCAGCGAGGCCGATCTTGGCGGCTTCACCCCCGAGGAAGAGATCGTGGTGGTCCGCATGATCCATGCCGCCGGCATGATCGGGCTGGAACGCCATGTCGAATTCACCACCGGCGCCGCCATCGCGGCCCGCGCGGCGCTGGAGGCCGGCGCACCCATCCTGTGCGATGCGCGGATGGTCAGCGAGGGGATCACCCGTCCGCGCCTGCCCGCCGCGAATGATGTCATCTGCACCCTGCATGACAGCCGGGTGCCGGAGCTTGCGGCGCGGATGGACAATACCCGTTCGGCGGCGGCTGTAGAGCTGTGGCGGCCGCATCTGGCCGGCGCGGTGGTGGCAATCGGCAATGCGCCGACCGCGCTGTTCCATCTGCTGAACATGCTGGAGGATGACGATTGCCCCCGGCCCGCCGCGATCATCGGCTGCCCGGTCGGGTTCATCGGCGCGGCGGAATCGAAGGCGGCGCTGATGGCGGCCCCGCCCTGCCCGGCACTGATCGTGCGCGGACGGCTTGGCGGCTCGGCGATCACGGTGGCCGCCGTAAACGCGCTTGCGGCGCGGAAGGAATAG
- the cobN gene encoding cobaltochelatase subunit CobN has protein sequence MHVVFRESHGLEETEVPTDLGQRPADLVALSFSDSDLGAFAAGWHRARAGGQALPSLRLANLVALRHPVSVDTYVARTLPGVRGILVRLIGGTGYWPYGIASLQDHARRTGIALAVLPADGREDAALDAASTLPVSTLRRLQALCDAGGAVAAQAALAQLSLAAGLFAGPVAGAKAVPECGWYDPDRGVVPPPLPDQARSVVLFYRSYLTAADTGPVDALIRTIRARGQGCFGLFVPSLKAPGVGDWLRLSLSGRNLASLWNATAFSARGEDGASPLDPCGCPVFQVALSTARRRDWAGSERGLSPADLAMHVVLPEVDGRLFAGVVSFKSPGRRDPDLEFSRFSHRADPGRIEAAVARAEGWRRLAEAPCAARRLAMILSTYPGRPDQIAHAVGLDAPASADRVLAALHDAGYGTAPAAPLAAALLSETLSWPLADYTRALAALPLALREALAAAWGDPGADPACRGGAFHFAATWRGRVLVALQPERGDPASRGGDYHDLTRTPRHGYVAFYLWLRAQGLQAAIHMGAHGTLEWLPGKSVALSETCWPEALAGDLPFVYPFIVNDPGEAAQAKRRIGAVTLGHLPPPLAQARLPEALEGLERLLDEYSTADGLDPGRRSRLIAAIRDAAAAQGLDRDLGLPEAASPAEAITRIDRFVCDLKDSRFGDGLHIYGAGEGEMAGLLTALDGRFVPPGPSGSPHRGRADVLPTGRNLYSVDPRAVPTRGAHAQGVKLAEELLRRHLQDHGDWPRGLVVDLWGSASMRTAGEEFAMALHLAGLAPTWDAQSSRVTGLEIVPLALLGRPRIDVTLRVSGLFRDVFGSLAQMFEMGADALAGRDEAEGGNPYRQRAPRVFGPRPGHYGLGMAGALEDYSAGGRLAAGEAWLSSSSWAIDAQGGIARPAPRWKRGYAERTALPICRTCPKPTC, from the coding sequence ATGCACGTCGTCTTCCGCGAAAGCCACGGGCTGGAAGAAACCGAGGTTCCGACCGATCTCGGCCAACGCCCCGCCGATCTGGTGGCGCTGTCGTTTTCCGACAGTGACCTTGGCGCCTTCGCGGCAGGCTGGCACCGCGCCCGCGCAGGCGGGCAGGCGCTGCCGTCGCTGCGGCTGGCCAATCTGGTGGCACTGCGCCATCCGGTCTCGGTCGATACCTATGTGGCGCGCACGCTGCCCGGAGTGCGCGGCATCCTTGTGCGGCTGATCGGCGGCACCGGCTATTGGCCCTATGGCATCGCCAGCCTGCAGGACCATGCCCGCCGGACCGGGATCGCCCTTGCCGTGCTGCCCGCCGACGGGCGCGAGGATGCGGCGCTGGATGCCGCCTCGACCTTGCCGGTCTCGACCCTGCGACGGCTGCAGGCGCTGTGCGATGCCGGCGGCGCGGTGGCGGCGCAGGCGGCGCTGGCGCAGCTGTCGCTGGCGGCGGGGCTGTTCGCGGGGCCGGTGGCGGGGGCCAAGGCCGTGCCCGAGTGCGGCTGGTACGATCCCGACCGCGGCGTGGTCCCGCCGCCGCTGCCCGATCAGGCCCGCTCTGTCGTGCTGTTCTACCGCAGCTACCTGACCGCAGCCGATACCGGCCCGGTGGATGCGCTGATCCGCACCATTCGCGCCCGCGGGCAGGGATGCTTCGGCCTGTTCGTGCCCTCGCTCAAGGCGCCGGGCGTGGGCGACTGGCTGCGCCTGTCGCTGTCGGGGCGCAATCTGGCATCCCTCTGGAACGCCACCGCCTTTTCGGCGCGCGGCGAGGATGGCGCCTCGCCGCTCGACCCATGCGGCTGCCCGGTGTTTCAGGTGGCGCTGTCCACGGCGCGGCGCCGCGACTGGGCCGGGTCCGAGCGGGGCCTGTCGCCCGCCGATCTGGCGATGCATGTGGTCCTGCCCGAGGTGGACGGGCGGCTGTTCGCGGGCGTCGTCAGCTTCAAGTCGCCGGGCAGGCGCGACCCCGACCTGGAATTCTCGCGCTTCTCGCACCGGGCCGACCCGGGCCGGATCGAGGCCGCGGTGGCGCGGGCCGAAGGCTGGCGGCGGCTGGCAGAGGCGCCCTGCGCAGCGCGCAGGCTGGCGATGATCCTGTCCACCTATCCCGGCCGCCCCGACCAGATCGCCCATGCCGTGGGGCTGGATGCCCCCGCCTCGGCCGACCGGGTGCTGGCGGCGTTGCACGATGCGGGCTATGGTACCGCGCCCGCCGCGCCTCTGGCCGCCGCGCTGCTGTCGGAAACCCTGTCCTGGCCGCTGGCCGACTACACCCGCGCGCTGGCGGCGCTGCCGCTTGCGCTGCGCGAGGCACTTGCGGCCGCCTGGGGCGATCCCGGGGCGGACCCGGCCTGCCGCGGCGGCGCGTTCCACTTCGCGGCGACATGGCGCGGCCGCGTGCTGGTCGCCCTGCAACCCGAACGCGGCGATCCCGCCAGCCGGGGCGGCGATTATCACGACCTGACGCGCACGCCGCGGCATGGCTATGTGGCGTTCTACCTGTGGCTTCGGGCGCAGGGCCTGCAGGCCGCGATCCACATGGGCGCCCACGGCACGCTGGAATGGCTGCCGGGCAAGTCTGTCGCCCTGTCCGAAACCTGCTGGCCCGAGGCCCTGGCAGGCGATCTGCCCTTCGTCTACCCCTTCATCGTCAATGATCCGGGCGAGGCGGCACAGGCCAAGCGGCGCATCGGGGCGGTGACACTGGGTCATCTGCCGCCGCCGCTGGCGCAAGCGCGGCTTCCCGAGGCGCTGGAGGGGCTGGAGCGGCTGCTGGACGAATATTCCACCGCCGACGGGCTGGACCCGGGCCGCCGCAGCCGCCTGATTGCCGCGATCCGCGATGCCGCTGCCGCGCAGGGGCTGGACCGTGACCTCGGCCTGCCCGAAGCGGCCAGCCCCGCCGAGGCCATCACCCGCATCGACAGGTTCGTGTGCGATCTCAAGGACAGCCGCTTCGGCGACGGGCTGCACATCTATGGCGCCGGAGAGGGCGAGATGGCCGGGCTGCTGACCGCGCTGGACGGCCGCTTCGTGCCGCCGGGGCCCTCGGGCTCGCCCCATCGTGGCCGCGCGGATGTGCTGCCGACGGGGCGCAACCTCTACTCGGTGGATCCGCGGGCGGTGCCGACGCGCGGCGCCCATGCGCAGGGCGTCAAGCTGGCGGAAGAACTGCTACGCCGCCATCTGCAGGATCATGGTGATTGGCCGCGTGGGCTGGTGGTCGATCTGTGGGGGTCTGCCTCGATGCGCACGGCGGGCGAGGAATTTGCGATGGCGCTGCATCTGGCCGGGCTCGCGCCGACATGGGACGCGCAGTCCAGCCGCGTGACCGGCCTCGAGATCGTGCCGCTGGCCCTGCTGGGGCGCCCGCGCATCGACGTGACGCTGCGGGTCTCGGGCCTGTTCCGCGACGTGTTCGGCAGCCTTGCGCAGATGTTCGAGATGGGGGCAGACGCGCTTGCCGGCCGCGACGAGGCCGAGGGCGGCAATCCCTACCGCCAGCGGGCGCCGCGCGTCTTTGGTCCGCGGCCGGGGCATTACGGGCTGGGAATGGCCGGGGCGCTGGAGGATTACAGCGCCGGGGGACGGCTTGCGGCGGGCGAGGCGTGGCTGTCGTCTTCCTCCTGGGCCATCGACGCGCAAGGCGGCATCGCCCGGCCCGCGCCGCGCTGGAAGCGCGGCTACGCGGAACGGACAGCTTTGCCCATCTGCAGGACCTGCCCGAAACCGACCTGCTGA
- the cobW gene encoding cobalamin biosynthesis protein CobW produces the protein MTDLAKIPVTVITGFLGSGKTTLIRHLMQNPQGRRLAILVNEFGSVGVDGDILKSCADENCPAENIVELANGCICCTVADDFIPTVEALLAMPQRPDHILIETSGLALPKPLLKAFDWPAIRSRITVDGVIALADAEAVAAGRFAPDPAAVQAQREADDSIDHETPLSEVFEDQIACADIVLLTKADLAGEAGVAAARAIIEAEAPRRLPILAITEGTIDPQVILGLGAAAEDDLAARPSHHDGHDDHEHDDFESVVIELPEIADPEALANAIRRLAREQSILRVKGHVAVTGRPMRLLVQAVGERVRHQFDQPWGERPRQSRLVVIAEHHDIDPAAIRAVLDMPAP, from the coding sequence ATGACCGACCTTGCAAAAATCCCCGTCACCGTCATCACCGGGTTCCTGGGGTCGGGCAAGACCACCCTGATCCGGCATCTGATGCAGAACCCGCAGGGACGGCGGCTGGCGATCCTCGTCAACGAATTCGGCAGCGTCGGGGTGGATGGCGACATCCTGAAATCCTGCGCCGACGAGAATTGCCCGGCCGAGAACATCGTCGAGCTGGCCAATGGCTGCATCTGCTGCACCGTGGCCGATGATTTCATCCCCACGGTCGAGGCGCTGCTGGCCATGCCACAGCGGCCCGATCACATCTTGATCGAGACCTCGGGCCTTGCCCTGCCCAAGCCGCTGCTGAAGGCGTTCGACTGGCCGGCGATCCGCTCGCGCATCACCGTTGACGGCGTGATCGCGCTGGCCGATGCCGAGGCCGTGGCTGCGGGCCGCTTTGCCCCCGACCCCGCGGCCGTGCAGGCGCAGCGCGAGGCCGATGACAGCATCGACCATGAAACCCCGCTCTCCGAGGTGTTCGAGGACCAGATCGCCTGCGCCGACATCGTGCTGCTGACCAAGGCCGATCTGGCGGGCGAGGCCGGGGTGGCCGCCGCCCGCGCCATCATCGAGGCAGAGGCCCCGCGCAGGCTGCCGATCCTGGCGATCACCGAGGGCACCATCGACCCGCAGGTGATCCTCGGGCTTGGCGCCGCCGCCGAGGATGACCTTGCGGCGCGGCCCAGCCACCATGACGGGCATGACGACCACGAGCATGACGATTTCGAAAGCGTCGTGATCGAGCTGCCCGAGATCGCCGACCCCGAGGCCCTGGCCAATGCCATCCGCCGCCTTGCGCGCGAACAAAGCATCCTGCGCGTCAAGGGCCATGTCGCGGTGACGGGCCGGCCGATGCGCCTGCTGGTGCAGGCGGTGGGCGAGCGGGTGCGCCACCAGTTCGACCAGCCCTGGGGCGAGCGCCCGCGCCAGTCGCGGCTGGTGGTGATTGCCGAGCATCACGACATCGACCCGGCAGCCATCCGCGCCGTGCTCGACATGCCCGCGCCCTGA
- a CDS encoding DUF1636 family protein, whose translation MAVTLLVCSTCRAGEAVEEGCALAGERLAQAIEAAGAPEGVSLRRVECLSACSQGCAVALTAPGRWSYVYGRMTEADAPDILAGAAAYAAAPDGLVPWRDRPTVFRKQSLARLPPSGDPS comes from the coding sequence ATGGCTGTCACGCTTCTGGTCTGCTCGACATGCCGCGCCGGCGAAGCGGTGGAGGAGGGCTGCGCCCTGGCCGGGGAACGGCTGGCGCAGGCGATCGAGGCCGCCGGCGCGCCCGAAGGCGTGTCGCTGCGCCGGGTCGAATGCCTGTCGGCCTGCTCGCAGGGATGCGCGGTGGCGCTGACCGCACCGGGCCGCTGGTCCTATGTCTACGGGCGGATGACCGAGGCCGACGCCCCCGACATCCTTGCCGGCGCCGCGGCCTATGCGGCCGCCCCCGACGGGCTGGTGCCCTGGCGCGACCGCCCCACCGTGTTTCGCAAGCAATCGCTGGCCCGCCTTCCCCCATCCGGAGACCCATCATGA